A genomic window from Candidatus Kouleothrix ribensis includes:
- a CDS encoding N-acetylmuramoyl-L-alanine amidase, whose translation MRSPILAAQPVVPVQIGKLALSKVAEWRASPCGGQPSWPGDTCDGLLVSNNADGELRLAEGSRQAVYTSVLSTTAFLYNAVGASWQAELPPGTSLTLEIRGGTSPKEEDLTPWQTLASGDAQSQNDGASALESVRPFPAGMAVLQVRATLATTVANATPVLSEIALSYINTTSGPNRVADQQRVPAPYGPSTLTAAPAVALRESWGAPISATAVTRQKPRGIILHQIGSDDVVSTPPFLRALAAYDTQVLGWDDLPFHFVIDRAGLVYVGRSGGPTATVDRFAAGDAAIHVALIGASVPADAQRAALIGLLAWLGQAYEITPLGSHSVSGASRPNIAAHAELVPVAADPSADLRAQLDSLRQAADQSTVRARWYFAEGNAFNFAQRLAVLNPGGGTASVRFNLLRQPGPAVLRDASVPAGGRADLIVNNEFSDTSDVPAIIESNAPVIAERFMTFGNDLTSGPGVRQPARVWYFAEGSTEGESKTYLLLFNPQRAKVKAAITYMRGDGTTAAQSVEIAPLQRTVVTVGDVLPGSSFGTRIVAAEPIVAERTMIFGPGSTANSGGVHTSPGMATLSRHWYFAEGTTQAPFSMSILVLNPNAQPSNVAVTFLTDSGTSLTRKYAIPPTTRLSIPVNEVVPELGIATTVTADRPVAVERALYWNSGGAGSAGPGATSPAYTWRFADGRTSDNFEEFLLLSNPSANQARVTVEFVLADGKAAAQTVIMPKGSRYTMAVHQLYPGQPAIAATVRSTQPIVAERSLYAGTPGGAANKGGATALGIAEELP comes from the coding sequence GTGCGCTCGCCCATCCTGGCCGCACAGCCGGTGGTGCCGGTGCAGATCGGGAAGCTTGCGCTGAGCAAGGTGGCTGAGTGGCGCGCGAGCCCGTGCGGCGGCCAGCCCAGCTGGCCTGGCGATACCTGCGATGGCTTGCTGGTTAGCAATAACGCCGACGGCGAGCTGCGCCTGGCCGAAGGCAGCCGGCAGGCAGTCTATACCTCGGTGTTGAGCACCACCGCCTTCCTGTATAATGCGGTCGGGGCCAGCTGGCAGGCCGAGCTGCCCCCCGGCACTAGCCTGACGCTCGAGATTCGTGGTGGCACCTCGCCGAAGGAAGAGGATCTGACGCCCTGGCAGACGCTGGCTTCCGGCGATGCGCAATCGCAGAATGATGGCGCCAGCGCGCTTGAGTCGGTGCGGCCGTTCCCGGCCGGTATGGCCGTGCTGCAGGTGCGCGCCACGCTGGCCACTACGGTTGCCAATGCGACGCCGGTGCTTAGCGAGATTGCGCTGAGCTACATCAACACGACCAGCGGCCCTAACCGCGTGGCCGACCAGCAGCGCGTGCCGGCGCCCTACGGCCCATCCACACTCACTGCCGCGCCAGCGGTGGCCCTGCGCGAGAGCTGGGGGGCGCCGATCAGCGCTACAGCGGTGACGCGCCAGAAACCGCGCGGTATCATCCTGCACCAGATCGGCTCCGACGATGTCGTGAGTACGCCGCCTTTCCTGCGTGCGCTGGCGGCCTACGACACCCAGGTGCTGGGCTGGGACGACCTGCCGTTCCACTTTGTGATCGACCGCGCCGGGCTGGTGTATGTTGGCCGCAGCGGCGGCCCTACCGCCACGGTCGATCGCTTCGCAGCCGGCGATGCCGCCATCCATGTGGCGCTGATTGGCGCTTCGGTGCCGGCCGATGCCCAACGGGCCGCGCTGATTGGCTTGCTGGCCTGGCTCGGCCAGGCGTATGAGATTACACCGCTCGGTAGCCACAGCGTGTCCGGCGCCAGCCGGCCGAACATCGCCGCACACGCTGAGCTGGTGCCGGTAGCCGCCGACCCATCGGCCGATCTGCGCGCCCAGCTCGACTCGCTGCGCCAGGCCGCCGACCAGTCTACCGTGCGCGCGCGCTGGTACTTTGCCGAAGGTAACGCGTTCAACTTTGCCCAGCGGCTGGCGGTGCTCAACCCTGGCGGCGGCACGGCCAGCGTGCGCTTCAACCTGCTGCGCCAGCCTGGCCCGGCCGTGCTGCGCGATGCCAGTGTGCCGGCTGGTGGCCGGGCCGACCTGATCGTGAACAACGAGTTTAGCGACACCAGCGACGTGCCGGCGATCATCGAGTCGAATGCGCCGGTGATCGCCGAGCGCTTCATGACCTTCGGCAACGACCTGACCAGTGGGCCGGGCGTGCGCCAGCCCGCACGGGTCTGGTATTTCGCTGAGGGTTCGACCGAAGGCGAGAGCAAGACCTACCTGCTGCTGTTCAACCCGCAGCGCGCCAAGGTCAAGGCCGCGATCACCTATATGCGCGGCGATGGCACCACTGCCGCGCAGTCGGTCGAGATCGCGCCGCTCCAGCGCACGGTCGTGACGGTCGGCGATGTGCTGCCGGGCAGCAGCTTCGGCACGCGGATCGTCGCGGCCGAGCCGATCGTGGCCGAGCGCACCATGATCTTCGGCCCCGGCAGCACGGCCAACAGCGGCGGCGTGCATACCTCGCCGGGTATGGCCACGCTCTCGCGGCACTGGTATTTCGCCGAAGGCACCACCCAGGCGCCGTTCAGCATGTCGATCCTGGTGCTCAACCCGAACGCCCAGCCATCCAATGTCGCAGTCACGTTCCTGACCGACTCAGGCACCTCGCTGACGCGTAAGTATGCCATCCCGCCCACTACGCGCCTGTCCATCCCGGTCAACGAGGTCGTGCCCGAGCTGGGCATCGCCACCACCGTCACGGCCGACCGGCCGGTGGCGGTTGAGCGCGCGCTGTACTGGAACAGCGGCGGCGCCGGTAGCGCCGGCCCAGGCGCCACATCGCCGGCCTACACCTGGCGCTTCGCCGATGGCCGCACCAGCGATAATTTCGAAGAATTTCTACTGCTCAGTAACCCTAGCGCCAACCAGGCGCGCGTGACGGTCGAGTTTGTGCTGG
- a CDS encoding carboxypeptidase regulatory-like domain-containing protein, with protein sequence MVMFFRFRRAPQLLVGVVVAVLLAGCGGPEVPLSGTIVDAYTGKPVSSATINIGASQAVTDAGGRYQLASWRQDASLQIAAAGYEPVTIALAEQPQLAKPTPPAATLDATLRPNTISGVVTDAYSRQPLAGALVKASEVLSATTGADGRYTIVGVPERFALSVSARNYDGVTQNLKQQVSFDSALRPNSLSGNVTDRYTGQPVAGALIKAGEALSATTGADGRYRLEGVPAGTTIEISADGYAALTQPLEQTTTLDAVLRPDVLKGTLLDAATGAPIANATIIAAPNLQSDSVAMQRIDNSSDGVFTLDGMPEQGVIQVLAPGYRKAVIEIKPGSVPDTIKLEPFAAKALYVTAAVASNTDLLMKFFDTIDKTELNAIVIDLKSDLRDDLGLIYYDSQVPIVKELKTARPIMDLGAILAEAKKRGIYTIARVHIFSHDNVLADARPEWAAQDSKSGGVFADYPGPGIRYAWLDPWNRNVWDYNIQLSVEAARMGFDEINYDYIRFPSLEFAADDKDRLKLSKPDATNDEKYQNIAEMLRQSQAAINGAGAFLSVDVFGVAAWQPASLIGQDIKIMGEHTDYVCPMIYPSHFWNGAAGFDNPAKHPYEIIAESMRLGLEQMQGKRAKLRPWLQDFTLTWVPDDQIVEYGPAEVRAQIKAVEDSGSPGGWLLYDSANQYTVAALKPQ encoded by the coding sequence ATGGTCATGTTCTTTCGATTCCGCCGTGCGCCCCAGCTTCTGGTAGGAGTCGTTGTTGCTGTTTTGCTGGCTGGCTGCGGCGGGCCAGAGGTGCCGCTCAGCGGCACGATTGTAGACGCATACACCGGCAAGCCGGTCTCGTCGGCGACGATCAACATCGGCGCGAGCCAGGCCGTCACCGACGCGGGCGGGCGCTACCAGCTGGCGAGCTGGCGGCAGGATGCCAGCCTGCAGATCGCGGCCGCCGGCTACGAGCCGGTGACGATCGCGCTGGCCGAGCAGCCGCAGCTGGCCAAGCCCACCCCGCCGGCGGCTACGCTCGATGCAACCCTGCGGCCGAATACGATCAGCGGCGTTGTGACCGACGCCTACAGCCGCCAGCCACTGGCCGGCGCGCTGGTAAAAGCCAGCGAGGTGCTCAGCGCCACCACCGGCGCCGACGGCCGCTACACGATCGTAGGCGTGCCCGAGCGCTTTGCACTGTCGGTGAGCGCCCGCAATTACGACGGCGTGACCCAAAACCTCAAGCAGCAGGTCAGCTTCGATAGTGCGCTGCGACCGAACTCGCTGAGCGGCAACGTCACCGACCGCTATACCGGCCAGCCGGTTGCCGGTGCGCTGATCAAAGCCGGCGAGGCGCTCAGCGCCACCACCGGCGCCGACGGCCGCTATCGTCTCGAGGGTGTGCCGGCCGGCACAACGATCGAGATTAGCGCCGATGGCTACGCTGCGCTGACTCAGCCGCTCGAGCAGACGACTACGCTTGACGCGGTGCTGCGGCCCGATGTGCTCAAAGGCACGCTGCTCGACGCAGCCACCGGCGCGCCGATCGCGAACGCAACGATCATCGCCGCGCCGAACCTGCAGAGCGACTCGGTGGCCATGCAGCGGATCGACAACAGCAGCGACGGTGTGTTCACGCTCGACGGCATGCCCGAGCAGGGTGTGATTCAGGTGCTGGCGCCAGGCTACCGCAAGGCCGTGATCGAGATCAAGCCCGGCAGCGTGCCCGATACGATCAAGCTCGAGCCGTTTGCGGCCAAGGCGCTGTATGTTACCGCAGCCGTGGCTTCGAATACCGATCTGCTGATGAAATTCTTCGACACGATCGATAAGACTGAGCTGAACGCGATCGTGATCGACCTGAAATCGGATCTGCGCGACGACCTGGGGCTGATCTACTACGACTCGCAGGTGCCGATCGTCAAAGAGCTGAAGACGGCTCGCCCGATCATGGATCTTGGCGCGATCCTGGCCGAGGCCAAGAAGCGCGGAATCTATACGATCGCCCGCGTACACATCTTCAGCCACGACAACGTGCTGGCCGATGCCAGGCCCGAGTGGGCCGCGCAAGACAGCAAGAGCGGCGGGGTGTTTGCCGATTACCCCGGCCCCGGCATTCGCTACGCCTGGCTCGATCCATGGAACCGCAACGTGTGGGACTACAACATCCAGCTGTCGGTCGAGGCGGCACGCATGGGCTTCGACGAGATTAACTACGATTACATTCGCTTCCCGTCGCTCGAATTCGCCGCCGACGACAAGGATCGGCTCAAGCTCTCGAAGCCCGACGCGACCAACGACGAGAAGTATCAGAATATTGCCGAGATGCTCAGGCAGTCGCAGGCCGCGATTAACGGCGCTGGCGCGTTTCTCTCGGTCGATGTGTTTGGTGTGGCGGCCTGGCAGCCGGCATCGCTGATTGGCCAGGATATCAAGATCATGGGCGAGCATACCGATTACGTCTGCCCGATGATCTATCCATCGCATTTCTGGAATGGCGCGGCCGGCTTCGACAACCCGGCCAAGCATCCGTACGAGATTATCGCCGAGAGCATGCGCCTGGGCCTCGAGCAGATGCAGGGTAAGCGCGCCAAGCTGCGGCCCTGGCTGCAAGATTTCACACTCACCTGGGTGCCCGACGACCAGATTGTCGAGTATGGCCCGGCCGAGGTGCGCGCGCAGATCAAGGCCGTCGAAGATTCGGGCAGCCCTGGCGGCTGGCTGCTGTACGACTCGGCCAACCAGTATACGGTCGCGGCGCTGAAACCGCAGTAG
- a CDS encoding AAA family ATPase — MRLERFTDKAQEAFQEAQEIMHEQHHTQLDVEHIFLAMLRQREGLTNRALGRLGVDTDTISQRVERELEKSPKVYGQYGYGNQVYITPRTQRLVKRAEEEATRLNDQYVGIEHLLIAISGEREGASSRILNSFGIDQERVYQALMDIRGSQRADNPGAEGRYEILGKYSTDLTELAKQGKLDPVIGRDAEITRVIRILCRRTKNNPVLVGETGVGKTAIAEGLAQRITSGDVPLPLKDRKLLALDLAGMVAGSKFRGEFEERLKAVMEEVRAAQGLVILFIDELHTVVGAGAAAGSIDASNMLKPGLSRGEMQVIGATTIDEYRKHIEKDAALERRFSPVFVEEPDVETTIEMLRGLRKRYEEHHALTISDQAIEAAARLSSRYIADRFLPDKAIDLIDEASAKLRIDIYSMPPDLREQESELEQLRREEEDAGARREYERAATLRARFLLVEQAFNTARDIWLKSSNLDEVVDEEDVAAIVSNWTGVPVSRMLETEREKLVDMEARLHERVIGQHEAIVALSDAIRRARSGLKDPGRPIGSFIFVGPTGVGKTELAKALAEFMFDSEDAMTRVDMSEFQERHTVSRLIGAPPGYVGYDDAGQLTESVRRRPYQVILFDEIEKAHPDVFNTLLQVLDDGRLTDGQGRTVDFRNTVVIMTSNVGTEHVRQQSIGLVRQHDRNAEDAARERVHEALRQAFRPEFLNRIDDIIVFHALTEAELTQIVDLLVAEVADRLREQGIGLELTQPAKALLVREGYVPAYGARPLRRTIQRLIETRLSRDILKNSFKAGDVILVDTNGTELTFDKRETLELSQKKPAAPLGA; from the coding sequence ATGCGATTAGAACGGTTTACCGATAAGGCGCAAGAGGCATTTCAGGAAGCCCAAGAGATCATGCACGAGCAGCACCACACGCAGCTCGATGTCGAGCATATCTTTCTGGCCATGCTGCGCCAGCGCGAGGGCCTGACCAACCGCGCGCTCGGCCGCCTCGGCGTCGATACCGATACGATCTCGCAGCGCGTCGAGCGCGAGCTAGAGAAATCGCCCAAGGTGTACGGGCAGTACGGCTACGGCAACCAGGTCTATATCACACCACGCACCCAGCGCCTGGTCAAGCGCGCCGAAGAAGAGGCCACCCGCCTCAACGACCAGTATGTCGGCATCGAGCACCTGCTGATCGCGATCAGCGGCGAGCGCGAGGGCGCCTCGTCACGCATCCTCAACAGCTTCGGCATCGATCAAGAGCGCGTCTACCAGGCCCTGATGGATATTCGCGGCAGCCAGCGCGCCGATAACCCCGGCGCCGAGGGCCGCTACGAGATCCTCGGCAAGTACAGCACCGACCTGACCGAGCTGGCTAAGCAGGGTAAGCTCGACCCAGTGATCGGCCGCGATGCCGAGATCACCCGCGTGATCCGCATCCTGTGCCGCCGCACGAAAAATAACCCGGTGCTGGTGGGCGAGACGGGCGTCGGCAAGACGGCCATCGCCGAGGGGTTGGCCCAGCGCATCACCTCGGGCGATGTGCCACTGCCGCTCAAAGACCGCAAGCTGCTGGCGCTCGACCTGGCCGGCATGGTCGCCGGCTCGAAGTTCCGCGGCGAGTTCGAAGAGCGGCTCAAGGCCGTGATGGAAGAGGTGCGCGCGGCCCAGGGCCTGGTGATTCTGTTCATCGACGAGCTCCACACCGTAGTGGGCGCGGGCGCGGCCGCCGGCTCGATCGATGCCTCGAATATGCTCAAGCCCGGCCTCTCGCGCGGCGAGATGCAGGTGATCGGCGCGACTACGATCGATGAGTATCGTAAGCATATCGAGAAAGACGCAGCGCTCGAGCGGCGCTTCAGCCCGGTGTTCGTCGAAGAGCCGGATGTCGAGACTACGATCGAGATGCTGCGTGGCCTGCGCAAACGCTACGAAGAGCACCACGCGCTGACGATCTCCGACCAGGCGATCGAGGCGGCTGCCCGGCTTTCGAGCCGCTATATCGCCGATCGCTTTCTGCCCGATAAGGCGATCGACCTGATCGACGAGGCCTCGGCCAAGCTGCGGATCGACATCTACTCCATGCCGCCCGACCTGCGCGAACAAGAGTCCGAGCTTGAGCAGCTGCGCCGCGAGGAAGAAGACGCCGGCGCACGGCGCGAGTATGAGCGCGCCGCCACACTACGCGCGCGCTTCCTGCTGGTTGAGCAGGCCTTCAATACCGCCCGCGATATCTGGCTCAAGAGCTCGAACCTCGACGAGGTTGTCGATGAAGAAGACGTGGCCGCGATCGTGTCGAACTGGACTGGCGTGCCAGTCAGCCGCATGCTCGAGACCGAGCGCGAGAAGCTGGTGGATATGGAGGCGCGCCTGCACGAGCGCGTGATCGGCCAGCACGAGGCGATCGTGGCCCTCTCCGACGCGATCCGCCGCGCACGCAGTGGCCTGAAAGATCCCGGCCGGCCGATCGGTTCGTTCATCTTCGTCGGGCCGACCGGCGTAGGCAAGACTGAGCTGGCCAAGGCGCTGGCCGAGTTCATGTTCGATAGCGAAGATGCCATGACCCGCGTCGATATGAGCGAGTTCCAGGAGCGCCACACGGTCAGCCGGCTGATCGGCGCACCGCCCGGCTATGTTGGCTACGACGACGCCGGGCAGCTCACCGAGAGCGTGCGGCGGCGGCCCTACCAGGTGATCCTATTCGACGAGATCGAGAAGGCCCACCCCGACGTGTTCAACACGTTGCTCCAGGTGCTCGACGACGGCCGCCTGACCGATGGCCAGGGCCGCACGGTCGACTTCCGCAACACCGTGGTGATCATGACCTCGAATGTCGGCACCGAGCACGTGCGCCAGCAGAGCATCGGCCTGGTGCGCCAGCACGACCGCAACGCCGAAGACGCGGCGCGCGAGCGCGTCCACGAAGCGCTGCGCCAGGCCTTCCGGCCTGAGTTCCTGAACCGCATCGACGACATTATCGTGTTCCACGCGCTTACCGAGGCCGAGCTAACCCAGATCGTCGATCTGCTGGTGGCCGAGGTGGCCGACCGCCTGCGCGAGCAGGGCATCGGCCTCGAGCTGACCCAGCCGGCCAAGGCGTTGCTGGTGCGCGAGGGCTATGTGCCGGCCTACGGCGCGCGCCCGCTACGCCGCACCATCCAGCGCCTGATCGAGACACGGCTCTCGCGCGATATTTTGAAGAACTCGTTCAAGGCCGGCGATGTGATCCTCGTCGATACCAACGGCACCGAGCTGACCTTCGATAAGCGCGAGACGCTCGAGCTGAGCCAGAAGAAGCCGGCCGCGCCGCTGGGAGCGTAG
- a CDS encoding histidine phosphatase family protein — MIDATRPPTKEQPTKPMNTIYLVRHGENLANLTREFSHRAVDYPLTPKGVLQAQQTGAFFRDHPIDAIYASPLRRAVETAEIIGAAIGRAPTVVEQFREVNVGALEGMPPTDAVWAEHDRIVRSWFEGRPEQRFPAGENYHELLGRMRAGLGIALRGRAGQRVIIVGHGGIFTFTLQGICRAIDLPALMRQPSRNCSITEIELAEADGEWAGTLKRWSAHAHITGDATTQIIGHPAFDTP, encoded by the coding sequence ATGATCGACGCCACGCGGCCACCCACCAAGGAGCAACCAACTAAACCCATGAATACGATCTACCTGGTTCGCCACGGTGAAAATCTCGCCAACCTCACCCGCGAGTTCTCGCACCGTGCCGTCGATTACCCACTGACGCCTAAAGGCGTGCTGCAGGCGCAGCAGACCGGCGCGTTTTTTCGCGATCACCCGATCGATGCGATCTACGCCTCGCCGCTCAGGCGCGCAGTCGAGACGGCCGAGATCATTGGGGCGGCGATCGGCCGGGCGCCCACGGTCGTCGAGCAGTTCCGCGAGGTCAATGTCGGTGCGCTCGAGGGCATGCCGCCGACCGATGCGGTCTGGGCCGAGCACGATCGGATTGTGCGCTCGTGGTTCGAGGGCCGGCCCGAGCAGCGCTTCCCAGCCGGCGAGAATTATCACGAGCTGCTGGGGCGCATGCGCGCCGGGCTTGGCATCGCGCTACGCGGCCGCGCGGGCCAGCGCGTGATTATCGTTGGCCACGGCGGCATCTTCACCTTTACGCTTCAGGGAATCTGTCGCGCGATCGACCTGCCCGCGCTGATGCGCCAGCCGAGCCGCAATTGCTCGATTACCGAGATCGAGCTGGCCGAGGCGGATGGCGAGTGGGCCGGCACGCTCAAACGCTGGTCGGCGCACGCGCATATCACTGGCGACGCCACCACGCAGATCATTGGGCACCCGGCGTTCGATACGCCCTAG
- a CDS encoding GNAT family N-acetyltransferase, which translates to MSDHTLVIRLCEPDDTPLIVPMIQAQVAASGRTAPDPDALGEIVHALLISQFSDFLLAEGQGRTLGVLQINYRLSTWDIASYAVIEDFYLAPEARGRGVGTRMLEYACARAEGRGAHFVQAAVQPNDRAARRVYEAFSFSPTSQELWRSQLPLGCSTNFDTSVANPQSE; encoded by the coding sequence ATGAGCGACCATACGCTGGTGATCCGGCTGTGCGAACCCGACGACACACCGCTGATCGTGCCCATGATCCAGGCTCAGGTCGCGGCATCGGGCCGCACCGCGCCCGACCCGGATGCGCTGGGCGAGATCGTGCATGCCCTGCTGATCAGCCAGTTCAGCGACTTTCTGCTGGCCGAGGGCCAGGGCCGGACACTCGGCGTACTACAGATCAACTATCGGCTTTCGACCTGGGATATCGCGTCGTACGCGGTGATCGAAGATTTCTACCTGGCGCCCGAGGCGCGCGGGCGCGGCGTGGGCACGCGCATGCTCGAGTACGCGTGCGCGCGCGCCGAGGGCCGTGGTGCCCACTTCGTCCAGGCAGCAGTACAGCCCAACGATCGCGCGGCACGCCGCGTGTACGAGGCCTTCAGCTTTAGCCCAACCAGCCAGGAGCTCTGGCGCAGCCAACTGCCACTCGGCTGCTCGACCAATTTCGACACGTCAGTGGCCAACCCACAAAGTGAGTAA
- a CDS encoding DsbA family protein, protein MSDKRTVPGRAQRGRGTPTKPRGISMPLFYALLVLIAIGGAIVLLSNTATPRTNTQAGATGSGQIVSSIPLESLPTRGQASAPVTVIEFADYQCPACGVFATTLEPAIIKDYIDTGKVKMVFHDFPLSQHKNAVPAAEAARCAGDQGAYWPMHDLLFAKQAEWENSAPPADLFAGYAQQLKLDRGAFEQCTNGRTHQQSIQAAYQASVKAGINQTPTFVVDGKAYDYNQLRGAIDAALAAKK, encoded by the coding sequence ATGAGCGACAAACGTACCGTACCGGGCCGCGCCCAGCGCGGCCGTGGAACTCCCACAAAGCCGCGCGGCATCTCGATGCCGCTGTTCTACGCCCTGCTTGTGCTGATCGCCATTGGCGGCGCGATCGTGCTGCTCAGCAACACCGCAACCCCGCGCACCAACACCCAGGCCGGCGCAACCGGCAGCGGCCAGATCGTCAGCTCGATCCCGCTCGAGAGCCTGCCAACTCGCGGCCAGGCCAGCGCGCCGGTGACGGTGATCGAGTTTGCCGACTACCAGTGCCCGGCCTGCGGCGTGTTCGCCACGACGCTCGAGCCGGCGATCATCAAGGATTATATCGACACCGGCAAGGTCAAGATGGTCTTCCACGACTTCCCGCTAAGCCAGCACAAGAATGCCGTGCCCGCCGCCGAGGCCGCGCGCTGCGCCGGCGACCAGGGTGCCTACTGGCCAATGCACGATCTGCTGTTTGCCAAGCAGGCCGAGTGGGAGAACAGCGCGCCGCCGGCCGATCTGTTCGCCGGCTACGCCCAGCAGCTGAAGCTCGACCGCGGCGCCTTCGAGCAGTGTACCAACGGCCGCACCCACCAGCAGTCCATCCAGGCAGCCTACCAGGCTTCGGTCAAGGCCGGCATCAACCAGACGCCCACCTTCGTGGTCGATGGCAAGGCCTACGACTACAACCAGCTACGCGGGGCGATCGACGCCGCACTCGCCGCCAAGAAATAA